In Deltaproteobacteria bacterium, the following proteins share a genomic window:
- a CDS encoding branched-chain amino acid ABC transporter permease yields the protein MYSMIPQLVVNSLITSAELALIGLGLTMCFDILKFANFAHTELAVMGAYLGFFFNVQLNWSLSLSFVLAALLTGVFAMVTDRIIFKRMRDMGDVIPMVTSLGLSIAMRNGVRAIWGSDIRVYNVELSAGLEVFGARITPSQVWVLGIVSVSMVGFHLLLKKTKLGKAMRATSDNRALAEASSIDTEKVVLYVWFIGAAFAGLGGCMIGWDTQLDPMMGFMIVIPVFCAVLLGGIGNVYGVIYGSLVLGFIQNFGIFFDFGSIINLGGLFHLVDRLLIPVDYKPAIPFAILVVILLFRPSGIMGKGK from the coding sequence ATGTATTCCATGATACCCCAGCTCGTGGTGAATAGCCTGATCACCTCGGCGGAACTGGCACTGATCGGCCTCGGGCTCACCATGTGCTTCGACATATTGAAATTCGCCAACTTCGCCCATACCGAGCTCGCCGTCATGGGCGCTTACCTGGGATTCTTCTTCAATGTCCAGTTGAATTGGAGCCTGTCACTCTCCTTTGTTCTTGCCGCCCTTCTCACCGGTGTCTTCGCCATGGTGACGGATCGAATCATCTTCAAGAGGATGCGGGATATGGGGGATGTGATCCCGATGGTCACGTCCCTGGGGCTTTCCATTGCCATGAGAAACGGGGTAAGGGCCATCTGGGGGTCCGATATCAGGGTCTACAATGTGGAACTCTCAGCCGGCCTGGAGGTGTTCGGAGCGAGGATCACGCCCTCGCAGGTATGGGTCCTTGGAATCGTCTCGGTCTCCATGGTTGGGTTCCACCTGCTCCTCAAGAAGACAAAACTCGGTAAGGCCATGCGGGCCACGTCGGATAATCGCGCCTTGGCCGAGGCTTCGTCCATCGATACAGAGAAGGTGGTCCTCTATGTCTGGTTTATCGGAGCGGCCTTTGCGGGCTTGGGGGGCTGCATGATCGGCTGGGACACCCAACTCGATCCCATGATGGGTTTCATGATCGTCATCCCGGTCTTCTGTGCAGTCCTGCTCGGTGGGATCGGCAATGTCTACGGGGTGATCTACGGTTCCCTGGTCCTAGGATTTATTCAGAATTTCGGGATCTTCTTCGATTTCGGAAGCATCATCAACCTGGGCGGCCTGTTTCACCTTGTGGACCGCCTGCTGATTCCGGTCGATTACAAGCCGGCCATTCCTTTTGCTATTCTGGTCGTGATCCTGCTCTTCAGGCCTTCCGGGATCATGGGAAAAGGTAAATAG